CACGCTGCCGCAGGCGATTCCGTTCAGCCGGGTGCGGTCGCACCCAACTTCACCCTGCCTTCGCAAGAAGATAAGCCCGTGTCGCTGACGGACTATAAGGGCAAGTGGGTTGTGCTGTACTTCTATCCGAAGGACCAGACGACGGGATGCACGATCGAGGCACATAACTTCCAGCGGGACATGCCGAAGTACACGGCGGCGAACGCGGTGGTGCTTGGCGTGTCGCTCGATACCGTGGAAGGGCACAAGGCTTGGTGCGCGAAAGATACGTTCAGCTTCAAGCTGCTAGCGGATCCGGATCATAAAGTTGTGGATGCGTATGGCGTTCCGGTGAAGAGCATGGGCCCGATGAAGTTCGCGAGCCGCGAGACATTCCTGATCAACCCGGATGGCAAAGTGGTGAAGGTGTGGCCGGACGTAAAGGTCGCGAACCACAGCGAAGAAGTGCTTGCCGAGATCGCCACGGCGAAGTAATAAGGTAGGGATGAAAGGCCCGGTTCCTCAAGTGAGGAGCCGGGCCTTTTTCTGTTAGGGCGACCGTAAGACCGCGAGGAGGTGCTTACTTCTTGGCAGCGGTCTTCTTGCTCGCAGCTTTCTTTGCCGGGGCTGCCTTCTTGGCAGTCTTCTTGGCTGGGGCGGCAACCTTCTTGGCGACCGTCTT
This genomic window from Granulicella sibirica contains:
- a CDS encoding peroxiredoxin, whose product is MIRKGLLGKALGVAAVAAAVTVGGFGLKAHAAAGDSVQPGAVAPNFTLPSQEDKPVSLTDYKGKWVVLYFYPKDQTTGCTIEAHNFQRDMPKYTAANAVVLGVSLDTVEGHKAWCAKDTFSFKLLADPDHKVVDAYGVPVKSMGPMKFASRETFLINPDGKVVKVWPDVKVANHSEEVLAEIATAK